One window of the Leishmania panamensis strain MHOM/PA/94/PSC-1 chromosome 16 sequence genome contains the following:
- a CDS encoding hypothetical protein (TriTrypDB/GeneDB-style sysID: LpmP.16.0690): MESPSFSAAPISASDQDAVVAPAAAQVRTWLSLYGACCTEERVEMHPGVLSRVLQAVELAQSRGRLSSESDCTPAATATRHASRSGEDDAEAATAMPSPMPYCDADAGKGSTRVAGLSVDFGGLWMPLSEWIATLRSVVAAVPLHNFSLRDTALGDAGLRCLCREVATTSITPASVGTPSRCEGGIVRLPGLSPLPAPSFYPHPSPGLEATSALRWLDLSGAELTDGGPLALLLASCPQLHALNLSYNRLGTRDAGLALLCAALQLHPSLEVLSLRRNGISGSRGGPAIAALAELIVARSVEAPRSFSRANGPASAFCGQHAATTTAVVARSLRSLDLSDNLLGAYFLLSDTPMTHCAEEGRLAAALQYDVASLSGCHVGVHEGVAAFPLVTALCLNNTLVELNLRDNGLPDALLEYVEAKLRVNRRTTGGGASFLAAASTEAIASTTVRQVLFDQLRCTLNHIHAETTNGSGVMESTHAEPKDAQLTEGSPANSSSGPPVTERRWTTDEVVSLVQRLVRRVASDLSLC; the protein is encoded by the coding sequence ATGGAGTCGCCGTCGTTTTCGGCCGCTCCCATTTCGGCCAGTGACCAGGACGCCGTCGtagcgcctgcagcggccCAGGTGCGGACGTGGCTCTCTCTGTACGGCGCCTGCTGcacagaagagagggtggagatGCATCCAGGGGTTCTCTCTCGTGTCCTGCAGGCGGTAGAGCTGGCGCAGAGCCGAGGACGGCTTTCTTCAGAGAGCGACTGCAcccccgccgccacggcgacgCGACATGCAAGCCGTAGCGGCGAAGATGATGCCGAGGCGGCGACCGCGATGCCGTCACCGATGCCGTATTGTGATGCCGATGCTGGTAAAGGGAGCACACGCGTGGCTGGACTGTCAGTCGATTTTGGTGGTCTCTGGATGCCCCTGTCGGAGTGGATTGCGACCCTGCGAAGTGTGGTGgccgccgtgccgctgcacaACTTCTCTCTGCGTGACACCGCCCTCGGCGACGCTGGGCTGCGTTGCCTTTGTCGAGAAGTGGCCACCACTTCCATAACGCCGGCTTCGGTAGGAACGCCTAGCAGATGTGAGGGCGGGATCGTTCGTCTACCGGGGCTCTCGCCACTTCCCGCACCGTCATTCTATCCGCACCCTAGCCCTGGATTGGAGGCAACGagcgcgctgcggtggctggACCTCAGCGGCGCGGAGCTCACGGATGGGGGGCCGCTGGCGTTGCTTCTTGCATCATGTCCACAGCTGCATGCCCTCAACTTGTCCTACAACCGTTTGGGCACACGGGATGCTGGACTGGCGTtgctctgcgctgcgctgcagctgcatccttcgctggaggtgctgagTTTGCGTCGAAATGGCATCAGCGGTAGTCGCGGCGGGCCGGCAATAGCTGCGCTTGCCGAGCTCATTGTCGCCCGGTCTGTGGAGGCACCGCGCTCATTCTCGAGGGCCAATGGTCCCGCGTCCGCGTTCTGTGGACAACACGCTGCGACAACCACGGCCGTAGTCGCACGGTCGCTGCGGAGCCTCGACCTCTCGGACAACCTGCTGGGCGCCTACTTCCTTCTCTCGGATACGCCGATGACGCACTGCGCTGAGGAGGGACGCTTAGCTGCGGCTCTCCAATACGATGTGGCATCTTTGTCTGGCTGCCACGTCGGTGTCCATGAAGGTGTAGCAGCATTCCCTCTTGTCACGGCACTTTGCCTGAACAACACGCTGGTAGAGCTGAACTTGCGTGACAACGGCTTGCCAGATGCGTTGCTGGAGTACGTGGAAGCGAAACTGCGTGTCAATCGGCGCAccacaggcggcggcgccagcttCTTGGCCGCCGCGTCCACTGAGGCCATCGCATCGACCACTGTTCGACAGGTACTCTTTGatcagctgcgctgcactcTCAATCACATCCATGCTGAGACAACGAATGGATCAGGGGTGATGGAGTCCACACACGCTGAGCCAAAGGACGCTCAGTTAACCGAGGGTTCCCCAGCAAACTCGTCTTCTGGACCTCCTGTGACTGAGCGACGATGGACCACCGACGAGGTGGTGAGCCTCGTGCAGCGCCTTGTCCGCCGTGTCGCCTCGGACCTCTCCTTGTGCTGA
- a CDS encoding hypothetical protein (TriTrypDB/GeneDB-style sysID: LpmP.16.0680), translating into MPPHSPPCVDICVLSSVTMQSRQYCRKSPPQPQPPRWSSNGAGVPTADPQATFISPSSPLPCVAFTPQRLHSSAKMQPPVIPRQAGAPAASVLTSPLAVSSSHSLPADSTVLSVHSAASGSISRIGVRDVAELVRHLAESRYMTRQLQQRVHQMESSFSVKAEAIGNSTLSDVPTQRSTKAAAQGTDERLATSDEAKAAAAAGQATLLHSHNQGAETSKRRQCPANAQGGELTSRTAPTSARAAKKTRGVSAAFRRSRSDDSSSPRSPYRCSSLIRSSLPVTASATASATTSSLPSTSPPSSIAESPVRRGAPSQTSRCASNESFPTTSPRHGRDRTSRRPHRPPRTHSAPERPRQRASSGIPSRRDTAVDVPCRPEEQHRRGSAKRHRTHTRLPKHRHHKAHDNEGNRTTAASGGGAERFASYGASVSLTRYHPRSSATELGRHRRLRSAAGGGGELEKETRCANSAAALPAPGETRVSSSRREKALVWQRRYYELLARYTDDTTRRDADLADIHEMIEYISWEQDRSRHCHRQQHHTRTVQDEVEGKGRLPSQDGAAPQGSVQGVVGAGDTARNEPAVATPLAVAPAHRSGTMATEDDDGNPGGHATPGNAAAPVHDALEYIEALRCEADAWRQRCLALLQQQHQPQQRLGAEATWVSDASVAPLPPRPSSVAAGRPPLALGTALTSRHVELLLSTNTSTVADEEAGVMAGGGDSVCERAVSAAAAHPSENAVPSKASSPPLPSYPSAPVPMVAQATQLPLPGSTAAAGVASSSARQLCHPYAPSRLVSGSHISSVGAAKFEPRFPTPPPLLQARPPVQLAGGAPSPPASSSSPVASSLHPSPAKQPLFVGVPGYQPLNPHYGSRTAWSSQALSALPPSGKALPYRTNSIHPSPATTSVFIDAPPFDTGAASAWADVVGGGVQQGHVHTVRSTSPWPLDATLERQCHSHLPASSPASVPEAFIPYPPTSSLFHVSPPLPMAPQVSPAREQLERDIRRHDQLLAAIGKLQKTAAEHAMRRGL; encoded by the coding sequence ATGCCTCCTCATTCCCCCCCTTGTGTGGACATCTGTGTCTTGTCCTCAGTCACTATGCAGTCACGGCAATACTGCAGGAAATCACCGCCACAGCCCCAGCCACCTCGGTGGTCCTCGAATGGCGCTGGTGTGCCAACGGCCGACCCACAAGCGACTTTCATatcgccatcatcaccgtTGCCCTGTGTTGCCTTCACTCCACAGCGTCTCCATTCCTCAGCGAAGATGCAGCCTCCTGTCATTCCCCGCCAAGccggcgcgcctgcagcatcGGTTCTCACGTCACCGTTGGCTGTCTCGTCTTCCCACTCCCTTCCAGCGGACTCCACTGTGCTCTCTGTTCACTCTGCTGCGTCTGGCAGCATCTCCCGCATCGGCGTTCGCGACGTCGCTGAGCTCGTACGACACCTTGCCGAATCCCGCTACATGACccgtcagctgcagcagcgcgttcaTCAGATGGAGTCCTCTTTCTCCGTGAAAGCAGAAGCAATAGGCAACTCTACCCTGAGCGACGTCCCCACGCAGCGAAGCACcaaagctgcagcgcaggggACCGACGAGCGCCTTGCCACGAGTGATGAGGCaaaggccgccgccgcagctgggcAGGCGACGCTTCTTCATTCTCACAACCAAGGGGCGGAGACGAGCAAGAGGCGACAATGCCCCGCTAACGCGCAAGGTGGGGAGTTGACGTCCAGGACAGCCCCCACCTCTGCGCGGGCTGCAAAGAAGACAAGGGGAGTCTCCGCTGCCTTTCGTCGATCGCGGTCGGAcgactcctcctctcctcgctccCCATACCGCTGCTCGTCATTGATAAGGTCCTCACTTCCCGTCACGGCATCCGCCACCGCGTCTGCAACTACCAGCAGTCTACCGTCCACCAGCCCACCCAGCTCCATTGCTGAGTCCCCAGTGCGACGCGGGGCCCCCTCTCAGACATCGCGGTGTGCATCGAATGAGTCCTTCCCCACCACATCGCCAAGACACGGGCGGGACAGAACATCACGAAGACCTCATCGGCCTCCACGAACACACTCGGCTCCAGAGAGGCCAAGGCAGCGGGCGAGTTCCGGTATCCCCAGCCGTCGTGACACCGCCGTCGATGTGCCTTGCAGACctgaggagcagcaccgtaGAGGCAGTGCCAAGCGCCACCGAACCCATACTCGCTTGCCgaagcaccgccaccacaagGCGCACGACAACGAAGGTAATAGGACGACTGCAGctagcggtggtggtgcagaaCGTTTCGCATCATACGGCGCGTCTGTTTCACTGACCCGGTATCATCCACGCTCCTCAGCGACGGAGTTAGGGCGACATCGCCGCCTTCGAAGCGCggctggcggaggtggcgagCTGGAAAAGGAAACGCGATGCGCCAACTCCGCAGCCGCGCTGCCTGCACCGGGCGAAACGCGAGTCTCATCGtcaaggagggaaaaggcgcttgtgtggcagaggcgcTACTATGAGTTGCTGGCGCGGTACACGGACGATACGACACGGCGGGATGCCGATCTGGCAGACATCCATGAGATGATCGAGTACATTAGCTGGGAGCAAGACCGATCGCGGCATTGCcatcgtcagcagcaccacacacGGACTGTGCAGGATGAAGTAGAGGGTAAAGGACGTCTGCCTTCACAAgatggcgcagcaccacaaGGCAGCGTGCAAGGTGTCGTGGGTGCGGGTGATACTGCACGCAACGAACCCGCCGTAGCGACACCACTGGCGGTTGCTCCcgcacaccgcagcggcacaatGGCCactgaggacgacgacggcaaccCGGGCGGTCACGCGACCCCAGGCAATGCGGCAGCCCCTGTACACGACGCTCTGGAGTACATCGAAGCACTGCGTTGTGAGGCGGACGCGTGGCGACAACGCTGTCTTGCCCtcctacagcagcagcatcagccacagcagcggctaGGCGCAGAGGCGACGTGGGTCAGCGATGCCTCCGTCgcgccgttgccaccgcGGCCTTCATCGGTGGCGGCTGGGCGGCCACCGCTTGCACTCGGCACTGCGCTCACTTCACGCCAtgtagagctgctgctgagcacgAATACGTCCACCGTGGCGGATGAAGAAGCAGGCGTCATGGCTGGGGGAGGAGACAGTGTGTGTGAAAGGGCtgtctcagcagcagcagcgcaccctAGCGAGAATGCCGTGCCCAGTAAGGCgtcatcgccaccgctgccaagCTACCCCTCAGCGCCAGTACCTATGGTTGCGCAGGCAACACAGCTCCCATTACCAGGttccacggcagcggcaggagtcGCATCTTCATCAGCCCGTCAGCTATGCCATCCTTACGCCCCTTCGCGCCTAGTTTCCGGCTCCCACATCTCCTCGGTAGGGGCGGCGAAATTCGAGCCCCGATTTCCcacgccacctccgctgtTGCAGGCAAGGCCACCAGTGCAGCTagcaggcggcgcgccgTCGCCCCCAGCGAGCAGTTCCAGTCCCGTGGCTTCTTCGTTGCACCCCTCGCCAGCGAAGCAGCCTCTGTTTGTCGGTGTGCCGGGGTATCAGCCGCTGAACCCACACTACGGCTCCCGTACCGCGTGGTCAAGTCAGGCCTTGTCGGCGCTACCCCCGTCAGGGAAAGCGCTGCCATACCGTACCAACAGCATCCACCCTTCTCCCGCCACTACTTCAGTTTTCATTGATGCGCCGCCCTTCGACACGGGTGCGGCCTCCGCCTGGGCAGACGTGGTGGGAGGTGGGGTGCAGCAGGGCCATGTACATACAGTCCGTAGTACATCCCCGTGGCCGCTCGATGCCACTCTTGAGCGTCAGTGTCACAGCCATCTTCCAGCTTCGTCTCCCGCCTCCGTACCTGAGGCATTCATACCGTATccgcccacctcctccctatTCCACGTGTCGCCTCCTTTGCCCATGGCACCACAGGTTTCGCCCGCACGTGAGCAGCTGGAGCGTGACATTCGCCGCCATGACCAGCTGCTGGCTGCGATCGGGAAGCTGCAGAAGACAGCAGCCGAGCACGCCATGAGACGCGGGCTCTAA
- a CDS encoding hypothetical protein (TriTrypDB/GeneDB-style sysID: LpmP.16.0670) — protein sequence MEGLRRQVELLCTALESLDVRHDSRCRDHPPSLPEEVVSALQVALARATALADWATAVQREQPLPQRTSDVSDAAGLKFGASAQQQTLLSVAALFKVSVADIRQWNPQLPPTLREGDVLPPDTYLKVRPAPSPVSPPQRSSTSVSRTRLVPGATASLGVTVSGTTSARPTSAKSQVTDAGCGDSVAAPWHHSAFSSSPSGCSKRDAGTGVSSGGVGGRVLPLGSEGGASQGRCSAWAMDNGCGTSRSPQIPEPSMPNSYPNAAPPSCAPAPVLMPMPIHLCSSPDRSDLIDLKEDVMEPSPSPERDAHASGRACRSCTTPKTSSPSPPVSSLAPPPPFSGVVTLSTAAAAAVEATPLHYSGPQGDVIGGGSSGTTAGEISMRGHSRSSSRSPTGEMLVAPVGGPKGRVSVRGDMASSGVSATISQLRLQSPSADGESDQREPRKRTTGWATAASAVPSPETKGGARVLPSPSPARESSVSLSAVSPPSSLGEGRWSNGARSRARAGSKEGEGERHVTEVQRPPQLSPSQQRRGASASSLSLASPSYTSSCSPMTNGQSPASAATASKAAVTNGDVSRPNDFLTPIQRRGGCGPQCTSGAAFSTSGHLNMHRSPLSAALSSSPEGRSVIETEAVESPRSDTEDYMEDEEESTPCMRPPTMLGRRVSSPPPNLSRFPQTGCTEAGLSTAPPRRAVDPPPQLRQRSGGKRDAGLTAPVAAQAVLLPSLASPSHLEPPPQQQQLPELSELDDAIEEVELAGEDNYDTLEGIAAVYNLTVPIIIEWNPYLKKYRPSEPLPPDLPIVLPMSDEDEEDGEGTDSIMHEVDSRLLLKPHSRLENWSPDGYSPSGTSDNSPAPQSLM from the coding sequence ATGGAGGGACTGAGGAGGCAGGTTGAGCTACTCTGCACAGCGCTAGAGTCACTAGATGTGCGTCACGACAGCCGCTGTCGTGACCACCCACCATCACTTCccgaggaggtggtgtcAGCGCTGCAGGTAGCGCTTGCCCGCGCAACGGCGCTGGCTGACTGGGCCACCGCTGTGCAGCGAGAGCAACCGCTGCCACAACGTACGAGTGACGTCAGTGATGCAGCAGGTCTGAAGTTTGGTGCCTCAGCTCAGCAGCAAACTCTTCTCAGTGTCGCTGCACTTTTCAAGGTGTCTGTTGCTGATATCCGCCAATGGAACCCTCAGCTGCCGCCCACGCTCCGCGAGGGGGACGTGCTGCCACCCGACACGTACCTCAAGGTGAGACCTGCGCCTTCCCCAGTCTCGCCGCCGCAACGGTCATCGACGTCAGTGTCACGCACGAGACTAGTTCCCGGTGCTACAGCGTCGTTGGGAGTCACAGTGAGCGGCACTACCTCGGCACGTCCCACGTCGGCGAAGTCGCAGGTGACTGATGCAGGCTGTGGTGACAGTGTCGCAGCTCCCTGGCACCACTCCGCATTCAGTAGCAGTCCGAGTGGTTGCTCGAAAAGGGATGCTGGTACAGGCGTCTCCAGCGGTGGGGTAGGCGGCAGGGTGCTTCCTCTTGGCAGCGAAGGTGGCGCGAGTCAGGGACGATGCAGCGCTTGGGCAATGGACAACGGTTGTGGCACGAGCCGCTCTCCTCAAATTCCGGAGCCATCGATGCCGAACAGCTACCCCAACGCCGCTCCCCCTTCCTGCGCCCCGGCGCCAGTCTTGATGCCGATGCCCATCCACCTGTGCTCCTCGCCAGACAGATCTGATCTCATCGACTTGAAGGAAGATGTGATGGAGCCGTCACCGAGtccagagagagatgcgcaTGCGAGCGGCAgggcctgccgcagctgcaccacgccCAAAacctcgtcgccgtcaccgcctGTATCTTCCCtagcaccgcctccgcccttcTCAGGTGTGGTCACGTtgtccaccgcagccgccgcggctgtcgAAGCGACGCCGTTGCATTACAGCGGTCCTCAGGGAGACGTTATTGGTGGTGGCAGCTCCGGCACCACTGCAGGCGAGATCAGCATGCGCGGCCactctcgctcctcctcccgcagCCCGACTGGGGAGATGCTGGTGGCTCCTGTCGGCGGACCGAAAGGGCGCGTCTCTGTCAGGGGTGATATGGCGTCGTCTGGCGTGAGCGCTACAATTTCCCAGCTCAGGTTGCAGTCGCCCTCCGCAGATGGTGAGAGCGATCAGAGGGAGCCCAGAAAGCGAACTACCGGGTGGGCTACAGCAGCGTCTGCGGTGCCGTCTCCAGAGACGAAGGGTGGGGCACGAGtgttgccgtcgccgtcgccggcgcGGGAGTCGAGTGTATCGCTCTCTGCTGTCTCACCGCCCTCTTCGCTTGGTGAGGGTAGGTGGAGCAACGGTGCCCGcagtcgcgcgcgcgccggcagcaaagagggggagggagagcggcatgtcacggaggtgcagcggccgccgcagcttTCACCATCTCAGCAACGCCGAGGAGCCTCTGCGTCGTCCCTGTCCCTTGCTTCTCCGTCATACACCTCGTCCTGTTCGCCGATGACAAATGGGCAGTCTCCAGCTTCAGCCGCCACGGCATCCAAGGCAGCGGTGACTAACGGCGATGTGAGCCGCCCCAATGACTTCCTGACTCCGATTCAGCGCCGAGGTGGTTGTGGTCCTCAGTGCACGTCTGGCGCGGCCTTTTCCACCAGCGGCCACCTAAACATGCACCGCAGTCCTCTCAGTgctgcgctctcttcttcccctgaAGGGCGCTCGGTTATCGAGACGGAAGCGGTCGAGTCACCAAGAAGCGACACGGAGGACTACAtggaggacgaagaggagagtaCCCCCTGTATGCGTCCTCCGACCATGCTGGGGCGCCGTGTCAGCAGTCCCCCTCCGAACCTCAGCCGCTTCCCGCAGACCGGCTGCACTGAGGCTGGCCTCTCCactgctccgcctcgccgcgctgtcgacccaccaccacagctgaGACAGCGATCAGGAGGTAAGAGGGACGCGGGACTGACTGCGCCGGTAGCTGCGCAAGCAGTGCTACTGCCATCGCTGGCTTCTCCGTCTCATCTGgagccgccaccacagcagcagcagctgccagaGCTGAGTGAGTTGGACGATGCCatcgaggaggtggagctggcgGGAGAGGATAACTACGACACGCTCGAgggcatcgctgccgtctaCAACCTAACAGTGCCCATTATCATCGAGTGGAACCCGTACTTGAAGAAGTACCGGCCGAGTGAGCCGCTCCCGCCAGACCTGCCCATTGTCCTGCCCATGTCGgacgaagacgaagaggatggggaggggacggATAGCATCATGCACGAGGTGGACTCCCGGCTGTTGCTGAAGCCGCACTCTAGGCTTGAGAATTGGTCCCCGGACGGGTACTCTCCGTCTGGCACCTCCGACAACTCACCAGCACCGCAGTCGCTAATGTAA